In Synechococcus sp. CC9616, the following are encoded in one genomic region:
- a CDS encoding cytochrome c, translating to MSEPTSTAANQDVDAQSDGGSGLISALVVLAAAACVVLLLWVLGNARQDPYLKATLDLQGSADHGGQLFRINCAGCHGLAGQGLLGPNLIGISQRSSDPRVVHQIVSGETPPMPSFQMEPSSMADLLAYLRTLR from the coding sequence GTGTCGGAGCCGACATCAACTGCTGCAAATCAGGACGTTGACGCCCAAAGCGACGGTGGCTCTGGTCTGATCAGTGCCTTGGTCGTGCTCGCCGCAGCAGCATGCGTGGTGCTGCTGCTTTGGGTTCTGGGCAACGCCCGACAGGATCCCTACCTCAAGGCCACCCTCGACCTTCAAGGATCTGCGGACCATGGCGGCCAGCTGTTCCGAATCAACTGCGCTGGCTGTCATGGGTTGGCCGGCCAGGGATTGCTTGGTCCCAACCTGATTGGAATCAGTCAGCGAAGTTCAGATCCACGTGTGGTTCACCAGATCGTGAGTGGTGAAACACCGCCAATGCCGAGCTTTCAGATGGAACCCTCATCGATGGCCGACTTACTTGCCTATCTGCGCACACTGCGTTGA
- the petG gene encoding cytochrome b6-f complex subunit V, producing the protein MIEPLLCGIVLGLIPVTLMGLFVAAWNQYRRGDSALGG; encoded by the coding sequence ATGATCGAACCACTGCTGTGTGGCATCGTTCTCGGGCTGATTCCAGTCACTCTGATGGGTCTGTTTGTCGCGGCCTGGAATCAGTACCGTCGGGGAGACAGTGCTCTCGGGGGCTGA
- the gyrA gene encoding DNA gyrase subunit A yields MTDSVGPVGGGPGGSDDRIIQTDLRNEMSRSYLEYAMSVIVGRALPDARDGLKPVHRRILYAMYELGLTSDRPYRKCARVVGEVLGKYHPHGDTAVYDALVRMAQDFSMSMPLIDGHGNFGSVDNDPPAAMRYTESRLRALTTDSLLEDIEAETVDFADNFDGSQQEPTVLPARIPQLLLNGSAGIAVGMATNIPPHNLNELIDGLLALIADPEISDQELIRLIPGPDFPTGGQILGRDGIRDTYLGGRGSVTMRGVAGIETLEVPGRPDRDAVIITELPYQTNKAALIERIAELVNDKKLEGISDIRDESDRDGMRIVVELRRDAYPQVVLNNLFKLTPLQSNFSAYMLALVNGEPILLTLRKMLEVFLDFRVETIERRTRYLLRKAEERDHILLGLLLALDQLDPIIALIRAAPDTATARQQLQERHGLSDIQADAILQMQLRRLTALEADKIRLEHEDLVTKIADYKDILGRRERVFGIIQAELGQLQDRYPIPRRTEILDLGGGLSDIDLIANERSVVLLTETGYLKRMPVSEFEATSRGTRGKAGTRSQGEDAVKLFISCNDHDTLVLFSDRGVSYALPAYRVPQCSRTAKGTPVVQLLPIPREEAITSLIPVSEFSDDTDLLMLTTGGFIKRTRLSAFSNIRSNGLIAINLEEGDALTWVRLAVPGDSVLIGSKAGMTIHFRLSDEELRPLGRTARGVRSMNLRDGDALVSMDVLPVELADQVAASAEDEEDSASEGPWVLVASASGLGKRVPVTQFRLQKRAGMGLRAMKFRTEADELVGLSVLGAGEELLLVSEKGVIVRTSADAIPQQSRAATGVRLQKLDKGDRLLKVVLVPPEADDDSEDDDSAAGEAAPDQDS; encoded by the coding sequence ATGACGGATTCTGTGGGGCCTGTCGGCGGCGGTCCTGGCGGTTCCGACGATCGGATTATTCAGACGGACCTACGCAACGAGATGTCGCGCTCCTATTTGGAGTATGCGATGAGTGTGATCGTGGGTCGGGCGCTGCCCGATGCCCGCGATGGTCTCAAGCCCGTGCATCGCCGGATCCTTTACGCGATGTATGAGCTGGGCCTCACCAGCGACAGGCCCTATCGCAAATGCGCCCGTGTGGTGGGCGAAGTGCTCGGCAAATATCACCCCCACGGCGACACCGCTGTGTACGACGCCCTGGTGCGCATGGCACAGGACTTCTCCATGTCGATGCCCCTCATCGATGGGCATGGCAATTTCGGCTCCGTGGACAACGATCCACCGGCAGCCATGCGGTACACCGAATCGCGATTGCGGGCACTGACCACCGACAGCCTGCTGGAGGACATCGAGGCTGAGACGGTTGATTTCGCCGACAACTTCGATGGTTCCCAGCAGGAGCCCACGGTGCTTCCCGCCCGGATCCCTCAGCTGCTGCTGAATGGTTCGGCAGGAATCGCGGTGGGGATGGCCACCAACATTCCGCCCCATAACCTCAATGAGCTGATTGACGGGTTGCTGGCGTTGATCGCCGATCCCGAGATCAGCGATCAAGAACTGATTCGGTTGATTCCTGGCCCCGATTTCCCCACCGGCGGTCAAATCCTGGGTCGCGATGGCATCCGCGACACATACCTCGGCGGTCGGGGCTCCGTGACGATGCGTGGGGTGGCTGGTATTGAAACGCTGGAGGTCCCCGGTCGCCCGGACCGTGATGCGGTCATTATCACGGAGCTGCCATATCAGACCAACAAAGCGGCGCTGATCGAGCGGATCGCCGAACTGGTCAACGACAAGAAGCTTGAAGGGATCTCCGACATCCGCGACGAAAGCGATCGTGATGGCATGCGGATCGTCGTTGAGCTCCGACGGGATGCCTACCCACAGGTGGTGTTGAACAATCTGTTCAAACTCACTCCGCTTCAGAGCAACTTCAGTGCATACATGCTCGCGCTGGTGAACGGCGAGCCGATCCTGCTCACCCTGCGCAAGATGCTCGAGGTGTTCCTCGACTTCCGGGTCGAGACGATCGAGCGACGCACCCGCTACCTGCTGCGCAAGGCGGAGGAACGCGACCACATTCTGCTGGGCCTGCTGCTGGCCCTCGATCAGCTGGACCCGATCATTGCCTTGATCCGGGCTGCTCCCGATACGGCGACTGCACGCCAACAGCTGCAGGAACGCCATGGACTTTCGGATATCCAGGCAGACGCGATTTTGCAGATGCAGCTGCGTCGGCTCACCGCCCTTGAAGCAGACAAGATCCGTCTCGAACACGAGGATCTGGTCACCAAGATCGCCGACTACAAGGACATCCTTGGCCGCCGCGAGCGGGTGTTCGGGATCATCCAGGCTGAGCTTGGTCAGCTACAGGATCGCTACCCCATCCCTCGTCGCACGGAGATCCTTGACCTCGGCGGTGGACTCTCCGACATCGACCTGATCGCCAATGAGCGGTCTGTGGTGCTCCTGACCGAGACCGGTTATCTCAAGCGGATGCCCGTCAGTGAGTTCGAAGCCACCAGCCGCGGGACGCGTGGCAAGGCCGGCACCCGGAGCCAGGGGGAGGATGCCGTGAAGCTGTTCATCAGCTGCAACGACCACGACACCTTGGTGTTGTTCAGTGATCGAGGCGTGTCCTATGCCTTGCCCGCCTACCGGGTGCCCCAGTGCAGTCGGACTGCGAAGGGCACGCCGGTGGTGCAGCTGTTGCCGATTCCCCGGGAAGAGGCGATTACATCGTTGATCCCTGTGTCGGAGTTCAGCGACGACACCGACCTGCTGATGCTCACCACCGGCGGTTTCATCAAACGCACCCGGCTTTCGGCCTTCAGCAATATCCGTTCCAATGGCCTGATCGCCATCAACCTGGAAGAGGGCGACGCCCTCACCTGGGTGCGCTTGGCCGTTCCCGGCGACAGCGTCTTGATCGGCTCCAAAGCCGGGATGACCATCCACTTCCGTCTCAGTGATGAGGAGTTACGGCCCCTGGGACGCACAGCCCGTGGTGTGCGTTCGATGAATCTGCGGGATGGCGATGCCCTGGTGAGCATGGATGTATTGCCAGTGGAACTCGCCGATCAGGTTGCTGCCAGCGCAGAGGATGAAGAGGACTCAGCCAGTGAGGGGCCCTGGGTGCTTGTGGCCTCGGCCTCCGGTTTGGGTAAGCGTGTGCCGGTGACGCAATTCCGTTTGCAGAAGCGTGCCGGTATGGGCCTGCGGGCGATGAAGTTCCGCACCGAGGCCGATGAGCTGGTGGGCCTGAGCGTCCTCGGTGCCGGCGAGGAATTGCTCCTGGTCAGCGAGAAGGGGGTGATTGTGCGCACCAGCGCCGATGCCATTCCCCAGCAGTCGCGGGCTGCCACGGGTGTGCGTCTGCAGAAGCTGGACAAGGGTGACCGGCTGCTCAAGGTGGTGCTGGTGCCGCCGGAAGCCGACGACGACAGTGAAGATGACGACAGCGCTGCCGGTGAGGCTGCACCTGATCAGGACAGCTGA
- the trxA gene encoding thioredoxin, with protein sequence MSSAAAVTDASFEQDVLQSDVPVLVDFWAPWCGPCRMVAPIVEEIAKEFDGQIKVFKLNTDENPNVASQYGIRSIPTLMVFKGGQKVDTVVGAVPKATLSGTISKYL encoded by the coding sequence ATGTCCAGCGCCGCAGCTGTTACCGACGCCTCCTTCGAACAGGACGTGCTGCAGAGCGACGTACCGGTGCTGGTCGACTTCTGGGCTCCCTGGTGTGGTCCGTGCCGCATGGTCGCTCCGATTGTCGAGGAAATCGCAAAGGAATTCGACGGCCAGATCAAGGTTTTCAAACTCAACACCGACGAGAACCCCAACGTCGCCAGCCAGTACGGCATTCGCAGTATTCCGACTCTGATGGTGTTCAAAGGCGGCCAGAAAGTTGACACCGTCGTCGGCGCGGTTCCCAAGGCAACCCTGAGCGGCACCATTTCGAAATACCTCTGA
- a CDS encoding DUF3370 domain-containing protein, which yields MRLPALLTTALICLPGGFTESARANTDVVLRQQQVRPLPGALDTVLMVNDNNPELIREDGILLSTFPNADGWGLDVELEGRFDLFSHHVYAGDDDSLESTLWLAVLAAPLGEGPVELKLLEGSTSLSQATRPGQTAAPFLPLPTFLRETSEVIAAGPGSRVAGDLLKRRRASELSTSSWQLQPGAPTTLLVLPIPVAGLDPLLNGRNLQLRLHSSGPVALATLAAKGPMNAPPPPERWKQLLDSGRLSSKEHSPTARGAKGKMIYSRVSGIQIGSGWRSRITDPESPVLQVPRGPLSWPISSLERGSMGTEQVQTAELKALYPNTAWAAHGNYGVDYDLTLPLKNRQTRPATVEIALESPMKTDRPIGGLNFRESLTGPVMFRGPIEVSGLNDADGQPLGRQTIHLVLRQGQRGPALGQLTLKPGEQRDVRIRLIYPADATPPQVLTVRPVKQSSSS from the coding sequence ATGAGACTGCCCGCTCTGCTCACGACAGCCCTGATCTGCCTTCCCGGAGGATTCACAGAATCAGCACGAGCGAACACTGATGTTGTGCTGCGTCAGCAGCAGGTGAGACCACTGCCAGGGGCGTTGGACACGGTGCTGATGGTGAACGACAACAATCCCGAATTGATCAGGGAGGACGGCATCCTTCTCTCCACCTTTCCGAATGCAGATGGGTGGGGGCTGGATGTTGAACTGGAAGGTCGATTCGACCTGTTCAGCCATCACGTCTACGCAGGAGACGACGACAGCCTGGAATCGACGTTATGGCTCGCGGTTCTGGCAGCCCCTCTGGGTGAAGGCCCCGTCGAACTGAAGCTGCTTGAGGGCAGCACATCCCTGTCCCAGGCCACTCGACCGGGGCAAACCGCTGCACCCTTTCTGCCCCTGCCCACCTTCCTGCGGGAAACCAGTGAAGTGATCGCCGCCGGACCGGGCAGCCGGGTCGCTGGCGACCTGCTGAAGCGACGTCGCGCCTCGGAACTGTCCACCAGCAGCTGGCAGCTTCAGCCAGGGGCACCGACAACGCTGCTGGTGCTTCCCATCCCTGTAGCGGGACTGGACCCACTGCTCAACGGACGCAATCTGCAGCTGCGCCTGCACAGCTCAGGCCCTGTCGCCTTGGCAACGCTGGCCGCCAAGGGCCCAATGAATGCTCCACCACCGCCGGAACGTTGGAAACAGCTGCTGGACAGCGGCCGGTTGAGCTCCAAGGAGCACAGCCCGACAGCGCGCGGAGCCAAAGGGAAAATGATTTATTCCAGAGTCAGCGGGATCCAGATCGGCAGTGGCTGGCGCAGCAGGATCACCGATCCTGAGAGTCCTGTGCTTCAAGTTCCCAGGGGGCCGTTGTCATGGCCGATCAGCAGCCTTGAGCGGGGATCCATGGGCACCGAACAGGTTCAGACGGCCGAGCTGAAGGCGCTTTACCCCAACACCGCCTGGGCAGCCCACGGGAACTACGGCGTTGATTACGACCTCACCCTTCCCTTGAAGAACCGCCAGACAAGGCCGGCAACGGTTGAGATCGCCCTGGAATCTCCAATGAAGACGGATCGTCCGATTGGGGGACTGAACTTTCGCGAAAGCCTCACAGGCCCTGTGATGTTCCGTGGCCCCATCGAAGTTTCAGGCCTGAACGATGCTGACGGTCAGCCCCTCGGGCGCCAGACCATTCACCTTGTTTTACGTCAGGGACAACGGGGCCCTGCCCTCGGCCAACTCACCCTGAAGCCGGGCGAACAACGGGACGTGCGCATCCGTCTCATTTATCCAGCGGATGCCACACCACCCCAGGTGCTTACCGTCCGGCCTGTGAAACAATCCAGTTCTTCTTGA
- a CDS encoding GuaB3 family IMP dehydrogenase-related protein — MDIQLGRSKVVRRAYGIDEIALVPGGRTVDPEVTDTSWTLGGIERSIPIIASAMDGVVDVDMAVRLSQLGALGVLNLEGVQTRYEDPNPVLDRIAAVGKDAFVPLMQELYSQPVQEQLIRQRIGDIKRKGGIAAVSGTPVAALKYRNTIAEAGADLFFVQATVVSTEHIGPEGREKLDLESLCRDMGVPVVIGNCVTYDVAMQLMRAGAAGVLVGIGPGAACTSRGVLGVGIPQATAVADCSAARHDYLQESGRYVPIVADGGIVTGGDICKCIACGADAVMIGSPIARAEEAPGRGFHWGMATPSPVLPRGTRINVGSTGSLERILRGPALLDDGTHNLLGALKTSMGTLGAKTLKEMQQVEVVVAPSLLTEGKVYQKAQQLGMGK, encoded by the coding sequence GTGGACATTCAGCTCGGACGCTCCAAGGTCGTTCGCCGCGCCTACGGAATTGATGAAATCGCCCTCGTACCCGGGGGCCGCACGGTCGATCCTGAAGTGACCGACACCAGCTGGACGCTCGGTGGCATCGAACGTTCGATTCCGATCATCGCCAGTGCCATGGACGGTGTGGTCGACGTGGATATGGCAGTACGCCTTTCGCAGCTGGGCGCCCTTGGGGTTTTGAATCTGGAAGGGGTTCAGACGCGTTATGAAGACCCCAACCCTGTGCTCGATCGGATCGCGGCGGTCGGCAAGGACGCCTTTGTGCCCTTGATGCAGGAGCTGTACAGCCAACCCGTTCAGGAACAGCTGATCCGTCAGCGCATTGGAGACATCAAGCGGAAGGGTGGGATCGCTGCGGTCAGCGGAACCCCTGTTGCTGCTCTTAAATACAGAAACACCATTGCTGAGGCAGGTGCGGACCTGTTCTTTGTCCAGGCAACGGTTGTCTCCACCGAACACATCGGTCCTGAGGGACGGGAAAAACTCGACCTGGAATCGCTCTGTCGCGACATGGGTGTGCCGGTCGTCATCGGAAACTGCGTCACCTACGACGTCGCCATGCAGCTGATGCGCGCCGGTGCGGCGGGCGTTCTTGTGGGAATCGGGCCTGGAGCCGCCTGCACCTCGCGAGGAGTGTTAGGCGTGGGGATCCCCCAGGCCACAGCAGTGGCGGATTGTTCCGCTGCTCGGCATGACTATCTGCAAGAGTCAGGCCGATACGTGCCCATCGTTGCCGATGGAGGCATCGTTACGGGTGGGGATATCTGCAAGTGCATTGCCTGTGGTGCCGATGCGGTGATGATCGGTTCACCCATTGCCCGCGCAGAGGAAGCCCCGGGACGCGGGTTCCACTGGGGCATGGCAACGCCAAGTCCGGTTCTCCCCAGAGGAACGAGGATCAACGTGGGCAGCACCGGCAGCCTGGAACGAATTCTGCGAGGTCCAGCACTCCTTGATGACGGAACACACAATTTGCTTGGTGCTCTGAAAACGTCGATGGGCACCTTGGGCGCAAAAACTCTCAAGGAGATGCAGCAGGTTGAAGTGGTGGTGGCACCTTCACTGCTGACCGAGGGCAAGGTGTACCAGAAAGCTCAACAACTAGGGATGGGTAAGTAA
- a CDS encoding serine hydrolase: MTNSRPSKRAAGWGRPIRLVLRLILMGIGLGVLTGSTLKVLAPQVRNQQISLPDWITSQDWLSGLQPAPVDSATSTKPSTGSRDGAAAKPLGRFEPKQEIAALSEKWKQLAAQQKDLKTSAFMLILDDGRFAQLEAERPMPAASSIKTPILLASLELIDNGDLHWNEPLILTKELIGGGAGWMASKPVGSRFPTYEVATEMIRVSDNSATNLLIERVGGQAAVNARFQALGLPATEVNNWLPDLDGTNTTSARDLSRSIALVDSGETLSPRSRDLFREVMSTSVTDTLLPTGLLQGIGGAQGAPNESLARKGYRVYNKTGDIGIAYADAGLIELPDGRRAVAGFLVQGPFNDPRSTDMIRALAKAMAPHLKPQPAPPRPAAPASNPKP, encoded by the coding sequence TTGACGAACAGCAGACCATCCAAGCGAGCCGCAGGATGGGGCCGTCCCATACGCTTGGTTCTGCGTCTGATCCTGATGGGTATCGGGTTGGGAGTGCTTACAGGCTCAACTCTGAAAGTGCTGGCGCCGCAGGTCCGCAATCAGCAGATCTCCCTTCCCGATTGGATCACATCGCAGGACTGGTTGTCGGGATTGCAGCCTGCCCCAGTCGATTCCGCCACCTCAACCAAGCCCTCGACTGGCAGCCGTGATGGTGCTGCGGCAAAGCCACTTGGACGATTCGAACCGAAACAGGAGATCGCAGCCCTGTCCGAAAAGTGGAAACAGCTGGCCGCCCAGCAGAAGGACCTCAAGACAAGCGCCTTCATGCTGATCCTGGACGACGGTCGCTTTGCTCAACTGGAGGCTGAGCGGCCCATGCCTGCGGCAAGTTCGATCAAGACCCCAATTCTGCTTGCCTCCCTGGAATTGATTGACAACGGCGATCTGCACTGGAACGAGCCGCTCATCCTCACCAAGGAGCTGATTGGTGGAGGGGCCGGTTGGATGGCCTCAAAGCCTGTCGGGAGCCGCTTTCCAACGTATGAAGTGGCAACGGAAATGATCCGTGTCAGCGACAACTCCGCCACGAATCTGTTGATCGAACGGGTGGGTGGTCAAGCAGCTGTCAACGCCCGTTTCCAAGCCCTCGGACTCCCTGCAACAGAGGTCAACAACTGGCTGCCAGACCTGGATGGAACCAACACCACCAGCGCCCGAGACCTCAGCCGCTCGATCGCTCTGGTCGACAGCGGCGAAACCCTCAGCCCAAGGAGCCGTGATCTCTTCCGCGAAGTGATGTCGACGTCGGTCACCGACACGCTCCTGCCCACTGGACTTCTGCAGGGGATCGGTGGCGCCCAGGGGGCACCGAATGAAAGCCTGGCCCGCAAGGGCTATCGCGTATACAACAAAACAGGAGACATCGGAATTGCCTACGCCGATGCCGGACTGATCGAACTGCCGGATGGACGACGTGCCGTTGCAGGGTTTCTTGTCCAGGGACCCTTCAATGATCCACGGTCGACGGACATGATCCGCGCGTTGGCGAAAGCGATGGCACCACATCTCAAGCCGCAGCCAGCCCCGCCACGACCAGCCGCCCCTGCTTCTAATCCCAAACCATGA
- a CDS encoding CAAD domain-containing protein — translation MGSIEETQQPDPTPTPTPEATPQPTPAPTPSPTPAATLDPAFSTSVEIPAQETSEGGEWDLLKDKLRQWFNGQDLGDLWGKWGTPIKLGFGLIVLVVLLKIYGGIVSTIDNLPLVSGLLELTGLIWLINFLLRNMIRSTDRKKVIGDLRSRWSSITGR, via the coding sequence ATGGGGTCGATCGAGGAGACACAACAGCCTGACCCGACACCCACTCCCACGCCGGAGGCAACCCCTCAGCCAACTCCAGCACCGACTCCATCGCCCACTCCTGCCGCAACCCTCGATCCAGCTTTCTCCACAAGCGTTGAAATCCCTGCGCAGGAGACCTCCGAAGGTGGTGAATGGGATCTGCTGAAGGACAAACTTCGCCAGTGGTTCAACGGCCAGGATCTCGGGGATCTCTGGGGGAAATGGGGCACTCCGATCAAGCTTGGCTTCGGCTTGATCGTTTTGGTCGTCCTGCTGAAGATCTACGGCGGCATTGTCAGCACGATCGACAATCTGCCCCTGGTCTCCGGACTGCTCGAACTGACAGGCCTGATCTGGCTGATCAACTTTCTGCTGCGCAACATGATTCGCAGCACCGACCGCAAGAAAGTGATCGGTGATCTGCGATCCCGCTGGTCGAGCATTACTGGCCGCTGA
- a CDS encoding RNA methyltransferase, translating to MRSSSPHSPRVVVLVEPAGELNVGSVARLCANFGVQSLRLVNPQCDHQSEDAQRMAVHGRLMLERATVHDSLLSALADCRRAVATCGRIDHGDIPLLTPDQALSWLLSSGDGPAREGEPVAVVFGREDRGLSNSELRLCQRVLSLHSDATYPSLNLSHAVAVVLHEMNRLQQHSLNDQAVGPDPAPASAMSGFLNDAESLLLEVGYLLPHTASARMAKVNDLLQRATTGPDEVALLRGMVRQLRWAVRARRP from the coding sequence TTGAGATCGTCATCACCCCATTCCCCACGGGTGGTCGTTCTGGTGGAGCCAGCAGGGGAGCTCAACGTTGGGAGCGTGGCCAGGCTCTGCGCCAACTTCGGCGTGCAGTCCCTGCGTCTTGTCAATCCTCAGTGTGATCATCAGAGCGAAGACGCCCAGCGCATGGCTGTTCATGGCCGCCTGATGCTGGAGCGCGCCACAGTCCATGATTCCTTGCTCAGTGCGCTAGCGGACTGCCGCAGGGCCGTAGCCACCTGCGGTCGGATCGACCACGGAGACATCCCCCTGCTGACTCCTGATCAGGCCCTGTCCTGGTTGCTCAGCAGCGGTGATGGTCCAGCCCGAGAGGGCGAGCCGGTCGCCGTCGTGTTCGGGCGTGAAGACCGGGGACTGAGCAACAGCGAGCTCCGTCTTTGCCAGAGAGTGCTCAGCCTGCACAGCGATGCGACATACCCGTCTCTGAATCTGTCCCACGCCGTTGCAGTGGTGCTCCATGAGATGAATCGCCTGCAGCAGCATTCCCTCAACGACCAAGCCGTGGGGCCGGATCCTGCACCAGCATCAGCGATGAGCGGCTTTCTCAATGATGCCGAAAGCCTTCTGCTGGAGGTGGGATATCTCCTGCCTCACACCGCCTCGGCACGCATGGCGAAAGTGAATGACCTTCTGCAGCGCGCAACAACAGGGCCTGACGAGGTGGCTCTGCTGCGCGGCATGGTGCGTCAGCTGCGATGGGCCGTTCGGGCCAGGCGCCCCTAA
- the hisH gene encoding imidazole glycerol phosphate synthase subunit HisH, translating to MSHPALRIGLIDYGMGNLHSVRRSLERLGGDVLDVRSEADLASPNALILPGVGAFDPAMENLESTGLIPHLKSWALDRRPLLGICLGLQLLFESSEEGSRQGLALLPGRVERLPDDPRERIPHMGWAPLNPVMDCPLLRQGDPTAWVYFVHSYAAVPSSNENVLAATAPFADSPVTAMVWRDRVGACQFHPEKSADCGSLMLKRWLSWLESIQSVGNTQEQG from the coding sequence TTGAGTCATCCCGCGTTGAGGATCGGACTGATCGATTACGGAATGGGCAACCTCCATTCCGTCAGACGATCTTTGGAGCGCCTTGGAGGTGACGTGCTCGATGTCCGTTCCGAAGCTGACCTGGCATCTCCGAATGCGTTGATTCTTCCTGGTGTTGGAGCCTTTGACCCTGCAATGGAGAATCTCGAGTCCACAGGGCTCATTCCCCATCTGAAGTCATGGGCTCTGGATAGACGCCCACTCCTTGGCATCTGTCTGGGGCTCCAGCTGTTGTTCGAGAGCAGCGAAGAAGGATCTCGTCAGGGACTGGCTCTGCTGCCTGGACGCGTCGAACGACTTCCTGATGATCCACGCGAACGCATTCCACACATGGGCTGGGCCCCTCTCAACCCCGTCATGGATTGCCCGCTGCTACGGCAGGGTGACCCAACGGCATGGGTGTATTTCGTGCATTCCTATGCAGCTGTTCCCAGCTCAAACGAGAACGTCCTGGCTGCCACCGCTCCTTTCGCGGACAGTCCCGTCACGGCCATGGTTTGGCGGGACCGCGTGGGTGCCTGTCAATTCCACCCTGAAAAATCCGCCGACTGCGGCTCTCTGATGCTCAAGCGCTGGCTGAGCTGGCTTGAGTCGATTCAGTCAGTGGGAAACACTCAAGAACAGGGCTGA
- the crtL gene encoding lycopene beta cyclase, with amino-acid sequence MPPNVDVLVLGGGPAALCIASELNQRGVAVAGIAPDPLDAPWPNTYGIWADELKMVGLEQLLEHRWSDTVSYFGAGGTTAQDQSYGHGIDYGLFDRAALQRYWLERADGVVWHQDTVQRLEVNGATTSVSCASGATLQARLVIDASGSRTPHIRRPDQGPVAGQAAYGVVGRFSPPPIDAGRFVLMDYRSDHLSEAQRREPPTFLYAMDLGDGVFFVEETSLALAPGVPYDVLKQRFQQRLDQRGVLITEVIHEEFCLFPMNLPLPDRSQPVLAFGGAASMVHPASGYMVGALLRRGPDMAEAIAQALVNPALGSAALAQRGWQALWPIELVLRHQLYQFGLGRLMGFNEALLRTHFATFFALPREEWFGFLTNTLPLPRLMGVMLRLFAMAPWELRRGLVLGAPATQSPTFAQSSG; translated from the coding sequence TTGCCGCCAAACGTTGATGTGCTGGTGCTGGGGGGCGGTCCTGCCGCCCTCTGCATCGCGTCTGAACTGAATCAACGAGGCGTGGCTGTTGCGGGCATCGCTCCCGATCCGCTTGATGCTCCCTGGCCGAACACCTACGGCATCTGGGCCGATGAATTGAAAATGGTGGGGCTCGAGCAGCTGCTCGAGCACCGCTGGAGCGACACCGTCAGTTATTTCGGCGCAGGCGGCACAACGGCTCAGGATCAGAGCTATGGCCATGGCATCGACTATGGATTGTTCGATCGGGCCGCGTTGCAGCGGTATTGGCTGGAGCGCGCCGACGGCGTGGTGTGGCATCAAGACACCGTTCAGCGGCTGGAGGTGAACGGTGCAACCACAAGCGTGAGCTGTGCATCGGGAGCCACGTTGCAGGCACGCTTGGTGATTGATGCCTCCGGCTCGCGTACGCCTCACATTCGCCGCCCGGATCAGGGGCCGGTGGCGGGGCAGGCGGCTTACGGCGTGGTGGGGCGCTTCTCCCCACCCCCGATTGATGCGGGCCGGTTTGTGTTGATGGACTACCGAAGCGACCACCTCAGCGAGGCGCAGCGCCGTGAACCGCCCACCTTCCTTTATGCGATGGATCTGGGTGATGGGGTGTTTTTCGTGGAAGAAACCTCGCTCGCCTTGGCACCGGGCGTTCCCTATGACGTGCTCAAGCAACGGTTCCAGCAACGCCTTGATCAGCGCGGTGTGCTGATCACTGAGGTGATCCACGAGGAGTTCTGTCTCTTCCCGATGAATCTGCCGTTGCCCGACCGCAGCCAGCCGGTGCTGGCCTTTGGCGGTGCGGCGAGCATGGTGCATCCTGCGTCGGGCTACATGGTTGGGGCGCTGTTGCGCCGGGGGCCTGATATGGCCGAGGCGATTGCTCAAGCGCTTGTCAATCCAGCCCTGGGCTCAGCGGCCTTGGCGCAACGGGGATGGCAGGCGCTTTGGCCGATCGAGTTGGTGCTGCGCCACCAGCTGTATCAGTTCGGCTTGGGGCGGTTGATGGGATTCAACGAAGCCCTGTTGCGCACCCACTTCGCCACTTTCTTCGCCCTTCCACGGGAGGAGTGGTTTGGCTTCCTCACCAACACCCTGCCGCTGCCACGACTCATGGGCGTGATGCTGCGACTGTTTGCAATGGCTCCATGGGAGCTCCGTCGCGGTTTGGTGCTGGGAGCTCCCGCAACTCAGAGCCCCACGTTCGCCCAATCCAGTGGCTGA